In Bacteroidales bacterium, one DNA window encodes the following:
- a CDS encoding glycoside hydrolase family 2 protein, which translates to MILSKKSLPGKRERSMIWLSRFLLIFILPACNINDAPLGERFELMHNWEFSQSGQEEWNPAIVPGTVHTDLLKNNQIPDPFYGCNEKNLQWIGQTDWVYRTTFQVDASLLEKSKVNLVFEGLDTYAVVSLNDNKILEANNMFRKWEINCKEFLKEGGNVLEIIFESAENRFLQDSIALGYPLPGGRWNQSRKAAYHFGWDWGPKFVTAGIWKPVYLEAWDSHKVEDIHVVTKSVTNQKADLQSTFTVESARAENASLRVINAGNGQQLAAEEIKLEPGVNEYALDFSIINPILWWTNGLGEQHLYELEFVIETASGKTFEQSIPYGIRTLEVVTEDDEFGNSLYVKLNNVPVFMKGANYIPQHSFVTEVQDEDYQAIIDMAVASNMNMLRVWGGGIYEKDIFYELCNRHGLLVWHDFMFACAMYPGHNAFVENVRQEAIYQVKRLRNHSNIALWCGNNEADEGWHNWQWQRTLDISPKDSATIWEGYKRVFHDLLPGVVNKYDPQRTYLSTSPMHGWGREESLKEGSAHYWGVWWGLQPFEMYLEKVPRFMSEYGFQAMPALATIRQFQEPEDDFLFSDPLKCHQKHPTGYHTISTYLERENLYPESVQEFIYLSQMVQAKGIGLAIEAHRRVMPRCMGTLYWQLNDCWPVTSWSATDVNGNWKALQYKVRDLYDDIIVSVIEHQDSLKVFLVSDRLEPTSGNLYISLVNFEGQAQVQFSEPIVLETNKSTHAFTVSSSELRENINPAEWLVRARFETLSGEIYQNEKFLETLGNLNLPLALIDYEIQSTEDGYLIKLTSNAFAAHVQLYLSDSHAWFDDNFFHLWPGEEKVVFCNSTLSLMEFESQLNVCSLRDYLMNN; encoded by the coding sequence ATGATTCTTAGTAAGAAGTCGCTGCCTGGCAAACGTGAACGGTCAATGATATGGCTTTCTCGTTTCTTATTAATATTCATTCTTCCTGCCTGCAATATAAACGATGCACCTCTTGGTGAGCGCTTTGAACTGATGCATAACTGGGAATTCAGCCAATCCGGTCAGGAAGAATGGAATCCGGCTATCGTGCCCGGTACGGTTCACACCGATTTGTTAAAAAACAATCAGATCCCTGATCCTTTTTACGGCTGCAACGAAAAAAATTTACAATGGATCGGCCAAACAGATTGGGTTTACCGGACCACTTTCCAGGTTGATGCGAGCCTGTTGGAAAAATCTAAGGTAAACCTGGTTTTTGAAGGACTTGACACCTATGCCGTAGTTTCTCTGAACGACAATAAAATACTGGAAGCCAACAATATGTTCCGCAAATGGGAAATCAACTGTAAGGAATTCCTGAAAGAAGGGGGAAATGTCCTTGAAATAATCTTTGAATCAGCCGAAAACCGTTTCTTACAGGATTCAATTGCTTTAGGCTATCCGCTGCCTGGCGGACGCTGGAACCAAAGTCGCAAGGCTGCCTATCATTTTGGCTGGGATTGGGGGCCAAAATTCGTAACTGCCGGAATCTGGAAACCGGTTTACCTGGAAGCATGGGATTCGCATAAAGTTGAAGACATTCACGTAGTCACTAAAAGCGTCACGAATCAAAAGGCTGATTTGCAAAGTACTTTTACCGTTGAATCAGCAAGGGCTGAGAACGCAAGCCTGAGAGTAATAAACGCCGGCAATGGTCAGCAACTGGCTGCAGAGGAAATCAAGCTGGAGCCAGGTGTGAATGAGTACGCCCTGGATTTTTCTATCATAAATCCCATTCTCTGGTGGACAAACGGACTAGGCGAACAACATTTGTATGAGTTGGAATTTGTAATAGAAACCGCCTCGGGTAAAACTTTTGAGCAAAGTATTCCATACGGCATCCGCACACTCGAAGTGGTGACCGAAGATGATGAATTCGGCAACTCCTTGTATGTGAAGCTGAACAATGTGCCCGTGTTTATGAAAGGTGCCAATTATATTCCACAGCACAGTTTTGTCACCGAAGTGCAGGACGAAGATTACCAGGCCATTATAGATATGGCTGTTGCATCTAACATGAACATGTTGCGTGTTTGGGGCGGCGGAATTTATGAAAAGGATATTTTCTACGAACTCTGCAACCGCCACGGTTTGCTGGTTTGGCATGATTTCATGTTCGCCTGCGCGATGTATCCCGGCCATAATGCTTTTGTTGAGAATGTCAGGCAGGAGGCCATCTATCAAGTCAAGCGACTGAGAAATCATAGCAACATTGCATTGTGGTGTGGTAATAACGAAGCTGACGAAGGCTGGCACAATTGGCAATGGCAGCGGACACTTGACATCTCACCAAAAGACTCTGCCACGATTTGGGAAGGCTACAAGCGGGTTTTTCATGATTTGCTTCCTGGCGTTGTCAATAAATATGACCCTCAGCGTACTTACCTTTCCACCTCACCAATGCATGGCTGGGGCCGTGAAGAAAGCCTGAAAGAAGGCAGCGCCCATTATTGGGGTGTATGGTGGGGCTTGCAGCCTTTTGAAATGTATCTCGAAAAAGTCCCGCGCTTTATGAGCGAATATGGTTTTCAGGCCATGCCCGCCCTGGCTACCATCAGGCAATTTCAGGAGCCGGAAGATGATTTCCTTTTCTCTGATCCCCTCAAATGTCACCAAAAACATCCAACAGGTTACCATACCATCAGCACCTATCTTGAAAGGGAAAACCTCTACCCGGAATCGGTTCAGGAATTTATTTATCTGAGTCAGATGGTTCAGGCAAAAGGCATTGGCCTGGCCATTGAAGCGCACCGCCGCGTCATGCCCCGCTGCATGGGAACCCTTTACTGGCAGTTGAACGATTGCTGGCCGGTTACAAGCTGGTCGGCTACGGATGTGAATGGCAATTGGAAAGCCCTTCAATACAAAGTAAGGGATTTGTACGATGACATCATAGTTTCAGTGATTGAACACCAGGACAGTTTAAAAGTATTTCTTGTTTCTGACCGGCTCGAACCCACGAGCGGAAATCTGTACATTTCATTAGTAAACTTTGAAGGCCAAGCCCAGGTTCAATTTTCTGAACCCATAGTTTTGGAAACCAATAAATCAACCCACGCATTTACAGTTTCTTCGTCAGAACTTAGAGAAAACATCAATCCTGCTGAATGGCTGGTTCGGGCAAGGTTCGAAACACTATCAGGAGAAATTTATCAAAATGAGAAATTCCTCGAAACCCTCGGGAATTTGAATTTACCGTTGGCATTAATTGATTACGAGATTCAGTCTACCGAAGACGGATATCTGATAAAGCTTACGAGCAATGCTTTCGCCGCCCACGTGCAATTGTACCTAAGCGACAGCCATGCCTGGTTTGATGATAATTTCTTTCATCTTTGGCCTGGTGAAGAGAAGGTGGTGTTTTGTAATTCCACATTATCTTTAATGGAGTTTGAGTCGCAGTTGAATGTTTGCTCCTTGCGCGACTATTTAATGAATAATTAA
- a CDS encoding type II toxin-antitoxin system RelE/ParE family toxin → MRIIQSRIFEQKVKKLSSSDKTELDNAVREVIARPDIGEQKKGDLRTVLVYKFRIQIILYLMAYRYNTDTLELLMLGTHENYYKELKNYLKNR, encoded by the coding sequence ATGCGAATCATTCAATCGCGAATCTTCGAGCAAAAAGTTAAAAAACTGAGTTCATCAGATAAGACCGAACTTGATAACGCCGTGAGAGAAGTGATAGCCCGACCTGATATTGGGGAGCAAAAGAAAGGGGATCTCAGAACGGTGTTAGTGTACAAATTCAGAATCCAAATAATACTGTACCTGATGGCTTACCGATATAATACTGATACTCTAGAACTACTGATGCTTGGCACGCATGAGAACTATTACAAAGAACTAAAAAATTACCTGAAAAACCGCTGA
- a CDS encoding MFS transporter — MTKNKTFPIFLAFLAMGFGDVVGPLVSLVKDTFMVSNFVASLMTTSGFLMFGILSIPLGVLQDSRGKKYILSMGLMIALFGLLIPIAFGMYGPVAVIEPGSNVKLYALFVSIFLLGAGATTLQVAGNPIMRDVSAEGRYSSNLSLGQSIKAIGSSLGFLVPPAVAIWFGLDWTILFPLFAFILVITLIWVRTIKITERKNLDAQPATLGSSLALLKNPFVLMMVLGIFLYVGAEVSMSAQIPILMDKVYGFSDFGLWLAWGLFFLPIFIGRLAGAFLLRTVKAGRFLIFSVMFSILGMAMLFLGSQYVAFTGIFLVGLGFANIFPLIFSITVDAMPERTNELAGLMVTAILGGAIIPPITGAVADVNVTLGFMVPAVCIVYILGVAIRSLKS; from the coding sequence ATGACAAAAAACAAAACTTTTCCTATTTTTCTCGCCTTCCTGGCCATGGGTTTCGGCGATGTTGTCGGCCCGCTGGTATCGCTGGTAAAAGATACGTTTATGGTTTCAAACTTTGTTGCTTCACTGATGACTACCAGCGGCTTCCTGATGTTTGGAATTTTATCAATTCCGTTGGGTGTTCTTCAGGATTCCAGGGGGAAAAAGTATATTCTTTCCATGGGCTTGATGATTGCCTTGTTTGGTTTGCTGATCCCAATCGCTTTCGGCATGTATGGCCCGGTTGCCGTTATTGAACCGGGATCGAATGTTAAACTCTATGCACTTTTTGTAAGTATTTTTCTGCTTGGCGCCGGAGCAACAACGCTGCAGGTAGCCGGAAACCCCATCATGCGTGACGTGTCAGCCGAGGGACGCTATTCAAGCAATCTCTCGCTCGGGCAATCCATAAAAGCCATAGGTTCTTCGCTGGGATTTCTCGTCCCTCCTGCCGTAGCCATTTGGTTCGGACTGGATTGGACCATCCTCTTTCCACTTTTCGCATTCATACTGGTTATCACACTCATTTGGGTACGAACCATCAAAATCACTGAAAGGAAAAACCTGGATGCTCAGCCAGCTACGCTGGGTTCGAGCCTGGCACTGCTCAAAAATCCTTTTGTGCTGATGATGGTATTGGGTATTTTTCTTTATGTGGGAGCCGAAGTTTCAATGAGTGCGCAGATTCCCATTTTGATGGACAAAGTTTATGGTTTCAGCGATTTCGGGCTGTGGCTTGCCTGGGGATTATTCTTTTTACCAATTTTCATTGGCCGACTGGCAGGCGCTTTTTTATTGCGAACCGTGAAAGCTGGCAGATTTTTGATATTCAGCGTCATGTTTTCAATCCTGGGCATGGCCATGCTATTTTTGGGAAGCCAGTATGTTGCTTTCACAGGAATTTTCCTTGTCGGGCTCGGCTTTGCCAATATTTTCCCACTGATATTTTCAATTACGGTGGATGCTATGCCCGAGCGCACGAATGAGCTGGCCGGACTTATGGTAACGGCTATTCTAGGTGGCGCTATTATTCCACCCATTACCGGAGCCGTAGCGGATGTGAATGTAACACTTGGATTCATGGTTCCAGCAGTCTGTATTGTTTATATTTTGGGTGTGGCGATCAGGTCGTTAAAAAGTTGA
- a CDS encoding cytochrome ubiquinol oxidase subunit I: MEALEIARWQFGITTIYHFFFVPITMGLAVLTAILHTFYYRTGSLDYKRLTKFFGKLFVIIFALGVVTGIVLEFQFGMAWSAYSRFVGDIFGIPLAIEALLAFFLESTFIAVWLFGWNKLPKGLHLLSIWLVAIGSNLSAIWILIANAWMQVPVGYVLNEGRAELSDFIAVMLNEQMLIMAQHTIIAAFTTGGLFMLGISAWHILRKNQVEIFSKSAHIALVFTAVSSLLVATTGHKHAQHTVKHQPMKMAAMEGMWESEKPASFSLFAIINQENKTSLRELKLPYMLTVLAYNNLTSEVKGLNELQQEYEETYGPGDYLPPVALVYWSFRFMVGLGMLFILFSIFGLVQWWRNKLTISRPYLRLATIIMFLPLLANTLGWIVAEMGRQPWIVHGLMFTRDGVSPNVSSSSMALTTIAFTLVYGLLAAVAVYLVHRFAKSGVPDDDAATHAY, translated from the coding sequence ATGGAAGCACTAGAAATCGCCAGATGGCAGTTTGGCATCACAACAATCTATCACTTTTTCTTTGTCCCCATAACCATGGGACTTGCTGTGCTCACTGCCATCTTACATACATTTTACTACCGTACCGGAAGCCTTGATTACAAAAGACTGACCAAATTTTTCGGAAAACTTTTTGTGATCATATTCGCTTTAGGCGTTGTTACTGGTATCGTTCTTGAATTCCAGTTTGGAATGGCCTGGTCGGCATACTCACGTTTTGTCGGAGATATTTTTGGGATCCCGCTGGCTATTGAAGCACTTTTGGCTTTTTTCCTTGAATCAACATTTATTGCCGTTTGGCTTTTCGGTTGGAACAAGTTGCCCAAGGGACTGCATTTGCTCAGCATCTGGCTTGTAGCGATTGGCTCTAATCTATCAGCAATATGGATTCTAATTGCCAACGCATGGATGCAGGTGCCTGTAGGCTACGTTTTGAATGAAGGACGCGCCGAGTTAAGTGATTTTATTGCTGTGATGCTCAACGAACAAATGCTAATAATGGCTCAGCACACCATTATTGCAGCTTTTACAACAGGTGGCCTTTTTATGCTGGGTATCAGTGCATGGCACATTTTGCGTAAAAACCAGGTTGAGATTTTCTCCAAATCAGCTCACATAGCACTGGTCTTCACGGCTGTTTCCAGCCTCCTTGTTGCTACTACCGGGCATAAGCATGCTCAGCACACTGTTAAGCATCAGCCTATGAAGATGGCGGCCATGGAAGGTATGTGGGAATCGGAAAAACCTGCGAGTTTCTCACTCTTTGCAATCATTAATCAGGAAAATAAGACCTCCCTCAGGGAGTTGAAATTACCATACATGTTAACTGTGCTGGCCTACAACAATCTCACAAGCGAAGTAAAAGGACTGAATGAACTGCAGCAAGAATACGAAGAAACATACGGTCCTGGCGATTACCTGCCCCCGGTAGCCTTAGTTTATTGGAGTTTCAGGTTCATGGTGGGATTGGGTATGTTGTTTATACTATTTTCAATATTCGGGCTTGTACAATGGTGGCGTAACAAACTGACAATAAGCAGGCCATATCTTCGATTGGCTACAATCATCATGTTTTTGCCGCTTTTGGCAAATACACTGGGATGGATTGTTGCTGAGATGGGTCGGCAACCCTGGATAGTTCATGGTTTAATGTTTACCCGCGATGGTGTTTCACCTAATGTTAGCAGCAGTTCCATGGCTCTGACCACCATTGCGTTCACACTCGTATATGGTTTGCTTGCTGCCGTTGCCGTTTACCTTGTTCACCGTTTTGCGAAATCAGGTGTACCTGATGATGACGCAGCGACCCATGCTTATTGA
- the cydB gene encoding cytochrome d ubiquinol oxidase subunit II has product MDYQIIWFILIAILFIGYFVLEGFDFGVGILLPFIAKDDIDRRVVLNTIGPFWDANEVWLITAGGAMFAAFPHWYATLFSGFYIPLFLLLLALIFRAVGIEFRSKMKQTLWRKTADQFIFWGSFLPALLWGVAFTNIVQGLPIGADMNFTGNLLAALNPYALLGGVVVVLIFMLHGALFLSLRTTDNLKARAEKIAKTMWWPIGIVTVVFAVLGYWQTVLFDGLGLVPGTLPTLALFTFIACFVFMRLKMQGYAFASIALTILLGTAIIFYGLFPNVMPSSLNEAYNLTIYNASSSKMTLKIMTIVALFFVPIVLAYQGWSYYVFSKRITRDAIPREEVKL; this is encoded by the coding sequence ATGGATTATCAGATTATATGGTTCATATTAATAGCGATCCTGTTTATCGGCTATTTCGTTCTCGAAGGATTTGACTTCGGAGTTGGAATACTCCTGCCTTTTATCGCCAAAGATGATATTGACCGCAGGGTCGTTCTGAATACCATCGGTCCGTTTTGGGATGCTAATGAGGTTTGGCTGATCACCGCCGGCGGAGCCATGTTTGCAGCATTTCCGCATTGGTATGCCACACTTTTCAGCGGATTTTATATTCCATTGTTCCTGTTGCTGCTTGCACTCATCTTCAGGGCTGTCGGGATTGAGTTCCGCAGCAAAATGAAACAAACCTTATGGCGAAAAACTGCCGATCAGTTTATTTTCTGGGGTAGCTTTCTGCCGGCTCTGCTGTGGGGCGTAGCGTTCACAAACATTGTGCAGGGCCTTCCTATTGGCGCTGATATGAATTTTACAGGAAACTTGCTCGCAGCACTTAATCCTTACGCCCTGCTTGGCGGTGTGGTGGTGGTGCTGATTTTCATGCTGCACGGAGCACTGTTTCTCAGCCTTCGTACTACAGACAACCTAAAGGCTCGTGCAGAAAAAATTGCCAAAACTATGTGGTGGCCTATTGGTATAGTTACAGTAGTTTTTGCTGTGCTGGGTTACTGGCAGACTGTACTTTTTGATGGTCTTGGACTGGTTCCGGGTACGTTGCCAACACTTGCCCTATTTACTTTTATAGCTTGCTTCGTGTTTATGCGGCTCAAAATGCAGGGATATGCTTTTGCATCCATTGCTCTGACCATTCTGTTAGGCACTGCTATAATCTTTTACGGTTTATTTCCCAATGTGATGCCTTCATCATTGAATGAGGCTTACAATCTCACTATCTATAATGCATCATCCAGTAAGATGACTTTAAAGATCATGACCATTGTTGCATTATTCTTTGTCCCCATCGTTCTTGCATACCAGGGTTGGAGCTATTACGTTTTTAGCAAACGCATAACCCGCGATGCCATCCCACGAGAGGAAGTGAAACTGTGA
- the cydD gene encoding thiol reductant ABC exporter subunit CydD, producing the protein MNNNDKKISEKRPKSIHRRLFGLAKGVRGFIFSLAAFSLAMAAVVILQMYLLSIIINDVFFLSQQPKTYSLYLLFATIIARALLIWVRERLAQQNAVKIKSALRLKLFGHLLELGPSYTKSEKTGGLVAVVMDGVEKLDEYYTRYIPAVIHLIILPPAIILFALYTDWLSGLIMLFTGPLIVFFMWLIGSWAKSLTLKLWHELSGMSSYFLDALQGHKTMKIFGSNRKETDNVASISESYRTITMKVLRVAFLSGMVLELAASISIALVAVQVGIRLIEGLMVYQLGLFVLLLTPEFYLPFRALGQHYHSGLEGAAAAEKIFEITDSSQFSSEPNHTASLDNHIITLNFADVSFTYPKSEHPALQSINCRLEPDTLTAAVGKTGSGKSTFAYLLMGYLQASSGQIMVNGIPLNQVDPEEWKAQIAYVPQQPHFFNMSVLENLLMAHPNASIDQVMEAAKNAGAHGFINQLPQGYHTLLHENASRLSGGERQRLAIARAFLKNAPVLILDEPTSNLDPESEENIAEATEKLLKNRTTFIIAHRLKTVYLADNILVFDRGRIVESGSHDTLVRQEGIYAGYMKTMGNREGGMA; encoded by the coding sequence GTGAACAATAACGATAAAAAGATTTCTGAAAAACGTCCGAAGAGCATTCATCGCAGGCTGTTTGGGCTGGCGAAGGGTGTACGAGGTTTTATATTTTCATTGGCAGCTTTTAGTTTGGCAATGGCTGCTGTTGTTATTCTGCAAATGTACCTCTTGAGCATCATTATCAATGATGTCTTTTTCTTGTCACAACAACCTAAAACCTACTCACTTTATCTGCTGTTCGCCACTATCATTGCACGGGCTTTGCTGATCTGGGTTCGGGAAAGGCTTGCCCAGCAAAACGCCGTAAAAATTAAATCAGCACTACGATTGAAACTTTTCGGTCATCTGCTGGAACTTGGCCCGTCTTATACGAAGTCCGAGAAAACCGGTGGGCTGGTAGCCGTAGTAATGGATGGGGTTGAAAAGCTTGATGAGTATTATACCCGCTATATTCCAGCAGTCATTCACCTGATTATTCTTCCACCGGCCATTATCCTCTTTGCGCTTTACACTGATTGGCTCAGTGGTTTGATAATGTTGTTTACAGGCCCGTTAATAGTGTTTTTTATGTGGCTGATCGGAAGTTGGGCTAAAAGCCTCACACTAAAACTGTGGCATGAATTAAGCGGAATGTCTTCTTATTTTCTAGATGCCCTGCAGGGTCATAAAACGATGAAGATATTCGGTTCGAACCGTAAGGAAACCGATAATGTAGCAAGTATCAGCGAAAGCTATCGTACTATCACCATGAAGGTGCTTAGGGTTGCATTTTTATCGGGCATGGTGCTTGAGCTGGCTGCCAGTATCAGCATTGCACTGGTAGCAGTGCAGGTTGGAATCCGGCTTATCGAAGGCCTGATGGTGTACCAGTTGGGTTTGTTTGTATTGTTGCTGACTCCAGAATTTTATCTTCCTTTCCGGGCCCTCGGCCAGCATTATCACAGCGGTCTGGAAGGTGCGGCAGCAGCAGAAAAGATTTTTGAAATTACAGATTCCAGTCAGTTTTCGAGCGAACCAAATCACACAGCTAGCCTGGACAATCATATAATTACTTTGAATTTTGCCGATGTCAGCTTTACTTATCCCAAATCTGAACATCCTGCATTGCAAAGTATAAACTGCAGGCTCGAGCCAGATACCTTGACCGCAGCAGTCGGAAAAACCGGTTCAGGAAAATCAACATTTGCCTATTTGCTGATGGGATATCTACAGGCATCATCGGGTCAGATTATGGTGAATGGAATTCCGCTTAATCAGGTTGATCCCGAAGAATGGAAAGCTCAAATTGCTTATGTTCCTCAGCAGCCTCATTTCTTCAATATGAGTGTGCTTGAGAACCTTTTGATGGCACATCCAAATGCAAGTATTGATCAGGTAATGGAAGCTGCTAAAAACGCCGGAGCGCACGGTTTCATCAATCAACTTCCACAAGGCTATCACACTTTGCTTCATGAAAATGCATCACGCCTCAGTGGTGGTGAAAGGCAGCGGTTGGCTATTGCAAGGGCTTTCCTGAAAAATGCGCCTGTATTGATTCTCGATGAACCAACGTCAAACCTTGATCCTGAAAGTGAAGAAAATATTGCGGAAGCAACAGAGAAATTGCTTAAAAACCGAACCACGTTCATTATTGCACATCGCTTGAAGACCGTTTACCTCGCCGATAATATCCTGGTTTTCGATCGTGGAAGAATAGTTGAGAGCGGATCTCATGATACTTTAGTCAGGCAGGAAGGAATCTATGCGGGTTATATGAAAACTATGGGCAACAGGGAAGGAGGAATGGCATGA
- the cydC gene encoding thiol reductant ABC exporter subunit CydC: MIRKLLRFLKNNKLHFAGALLLATATILTGIGLMSSSGFLITRAAQRPMLVDLFVVTAAVRFFGISRAVVRYFDRVVSHELTFNTLSSMRSLLFRKIDSLSLKWLMGRRSGDLLARLVTDIDTLQNVYLRIISPVIVAVVITAFTCVALWFFDPVLSLATLFFLLVSGVALPALAVHLAKGVGKNNVEMKSGFKAYLVDRIQGLQELLWLGKKKDTRNDVYEMQAKLDTQHRKNAGITGLLEGLHSLSANLGVFAVLVLSIPLVLSGQFSGVMLTMLTLGVLTSFEAVQNLGNAFQQYEPSRESADRFFSVAESTHIIADPEIPATVTDWKDISFHQVSFSYETENITLNNVSFEIPRLSKTAIVGPTGSGKSTLVNLMLRFWDPESGIISIGGTDIRNLEAYKLRSLFAVVSQDAYIFNRTLRENLLIAKPTATDGELTEVLNKVGLNTFANDLNLNAGNFGARLSGGERQLLALARALLKDAPIWIFDEPTANLDVKTERKVLDAIWATAGHRTMIMITHRLLDMEKVDQIIVMNRGEIVEKGTHAQLLEGQSFYAKMVGYQVAFR; the protein is encoded by the coding sequence ATGATCCGAAAATTGCTGCGGTTCCTCAAAAATAACAAATTGCACTTTGCCGGCGCTCTACTGCTGGCGACAGCAACCATACTCACCGGTATCGGTCTGATGAGTTCATCAGGATTTCTCATAACACGGGCAGCACAACGCCCGATGTTGGTTGATTTGTTTGTAGTTACCGCTGCTGTTAGGTTTTTTGGAATATCGCGGGCTGTAGTAAGGTATTTTGACCGTGTTGTTTCGCACGAACTGACTTTTAACACCCTTTCATCCATGCGCAGCCTGCTGTTCAGGAAAATTGATTCGCTGTCGTTGAAGTGGTTGATGGGGCGTAGGTCAGGCGATTTGCTTGCGCGTTTGGTAACTGATATTGATACATTGCAGAATGTTTACTTACGCATCATTTCTCCGGTAATTGTTGCGGTCGTCATTACAGCTTTTACCTGTGTAGCTTTATGGTTTTTCGATCCGGTTTTATCATTGGCAACGCTCTTCTTCCTGCTTGTGAGCGGAGTTGCTTTGCCGGCATTAGCGGTGCATCTGGCTAAAGGAGTTGGAAAAAATAACGTAGAAATGAAATCCGGATTTAAAGCATACCTTGTTGACAGGATTCAGGGCTTGCAGGAATTGTTATGGTTGGGTAAGAAAAAAGATACCAGAAATGATGTTTATGAGATGCAGGCGAAGTTGGATACCCAACATCGTAAAAATGCTGGAATTACAGGCCTTCTAGAAGGATTACACAGCCTTTCAGCAAACCTGGGGGTGTTTGCGGTTCTGGTACTTTCAATACCTTTGGTGTTGTCGGGTCAGTTTTCCGGTGTGATGCTTACCATGCTTACCCTTGGGGTTCTGACCAGTTTTGAGGCTGTTCAGAATCTGGGGAATGCTTTCCAGCAATATGAACCTTCCAGGGAATCAGCAGATCGGTTCTTTTCGGTTGCTGAAAGCACTCATATCATTGCTGATCCTGAAATACCTGCAACAGTGACGGATTGGAAAGATATTTCATTCCATCAGGTTTCGTTCTCCTATGAAACAGAGAACATTACGCTGAACAATGTTTCTTTTGAAATTCCCCGGCTCTCAAAAACAGCGATCGTTGGCCCTACGGGCAGCGGCAAAAGCACGCTTGTTAATCTGATGCTGCGTTTCTGGGATCCCGAATCAGGAATCATTTCTATTGGTGGAACCGATATTCGAAATCTTGAAGCATATAAATTGCGATCGTTGTTTGCGGTGGTATCACAAGATGCTTACATCTTTAACAGGACTTTGCGTGAAAACCTGCTCATTGCTAAACCCACAGCTACTGATGGTGAATTGACCGAGGTTCTGAACAAAGTAGGCTTAAATACTTTTGCCAACGATCTGAACCTGAATGCCGGCAACTTTGGTGCGCGGCTTTCTGGCGGTGAACGCCAGCTTCTGGCTCTTGCCCGTGCCCTGCTTAAAGATGCGCCCATCTGGATTTTTGACGAACCCACCGCCAACCTCGATGTAAAAACCGAAAGAAAGGTTCTGGATGCCATATGGGCTACAGCCGGCCACCGCACGATGATAATGATCACGCACCGTTTGTTGGATATGGAAAAGGTGGATCAGATTATTGTGATGAATCGCGGTGAGATTGTTGAGAAAGGCACGCACGCCCAACTGCTTGAGGGGCAATCCTTTTATGCGAAGATGGTGGGGTATCAGGTTGCTTTTCGGTAA